The Caloenas nicobarica isolate bCalNic1 chromosome Z, bCalNic1.hap1, whole genome shotgun sequence genome has a segment encoding these proteins:
- the NMRK1 gene encoding nicotinamide riboside kinase 1 isoform X1, with the protein MKVLVIGLGGVTNGGKTTLAGRLKKMLPNCDIISQDDFFKPESEVETDERGFKLYDVLDALYMDEMVKSIHNWIKSPTSSVFGTEKPQNTCDNLKCTEDVYILIVEGFLLYNYEPLNELWNRRYFLTLPYEECKRRRSTRVYQPADTPGYFDGHVWPMYLKYKNELEENASNVVYLDGTKSQEELLSCVYSDIMQELKKLREGKRICMNE; encoded by the exons ATGAAAGTATTGGTTATTGGCCTTGGAGG TGTAACAAATGGGGGGAAAACAACACTGGCAGGAAGGCTTAAGAAAATGCTTCCCAACTGTGATATAATCTCTCAAGATGACTTCTTTAAG ccaGAGTCTGAAGTAGAAACAGATGAACGTGGATTTAAGCTATATGATG TACTTGATGCCCTCTATATGGATGAAATGGTGAAAAGTATTCACAATTGGATAAAAAGCCCAACAAGCTCAGTTTTTGGGACAGAAAAGCCACAGAATACATGTGACAATCTGAAATGTACCGAAGATGTTTATATTTTGATTGTTGAAGGCTTTCTGCTATACAATTATGA GCCGCTTAATGAGCTGTGGAATAGAAGATATTTTCTGACCCTTCCTTATGAAGAGtgcaaaaggagaaggag CACCAGAGTCTATCAGCCAGCAGATACACCGGGATACTTCGATGGACATGTGTGGCCTATGtatctgaaatataaaaatgaattggAAGAGAATGCAAGTAACGTTG TTTATTTGGATGGAACAAAATCACAAGAGGAGCTTTTATCTTGTGTGTATAGTGATATAATGCAAGAATTAAaaaagctgagggaaggaa aacGAATATGCATGAACGAGTGA
- the NMRK1 gene encoding nicotinamide riboside kinase 1 isoform X2, which translates to MKVLVIGLGGVTNGGKTTLAGRLKKMLPNCDIISQDDFFKPESEVETDERGFKLYDVLDALYMDEMVKSIHNWIKSPTSSVFGTEKPQNTCDNLKCTEDVYILIVEGFLLYNYEPLNELWNRRYFLTLPYEECKRRRSTRVYQPADTPGYFDGHVWPMYLKYKNELEENASNVVYLDGTKSQEELLSCVYSDIMQELKKLREGNQQVTA; encoded by the exons ATGAAAGTATTGGTTATTGGCCTTGGAGG TGTAACAAATGGGGGGAAAACAACACTGGCAGGAAGGCTTAAGAAAATGCTTCCCAACTGTGATATAATCTCTCAAGATGACTTCTTTAAG ccaGAGTCTGAAGTAGAAACAGATGAACGTGGATTTAAGCTATATGATG TACTTGATGCCCTCTATATGGATGAAATGGTGAAAAGTATTCACAATTGGATAAAAAGCCCAACAAGCTCAGTTTTTGGGACAGAAAAGCCACAGAATACATGTGACAATCTGAAATGTACCGAAGATGTTTATATTTTGATTGTTGAAGGCTTTCTGCTATACAATTATGA GCCGCTTAATGAGCTGTGGAATAGAAGATATTTTCTGACCCTTCCTTATGAAGAGtgcaaaaggagaaggag CACCAGAGTCTATCAGCCAGCAGATACACCGGGATACTTCGATGGACATGTGTGGCCTATGtatctgaaatataaaaatgaattggAAGAGAATGCAAGTAACGTTG TTTATTTGGATGGAACAAAATCACAAGAGGAGCTTTTATCTTGTGTGTATAGTGATATAATGCAAGAATTAAaaaagctgagggaaggaa aTCAGCAGGTCACAGCATGA
- the NMRK1 gene encoding nicotinamide riboside kinase 1 isoform X3, with protein MKVLVIGLGGVTNGGKTTLAGRLKKMLPNCDIISQDDFFKPESEVETDERGFKLYDVLDALYMDEMVKSIHNWIKSPTSSVFGTEKPQNTCDNLKCTEDVYILIVEGFLLYNYEPLNELWNRRYFLTLPYEECKRRRSTRVYQPADTPGYFDGHVWPMYLKYKNELEENASNVVRMGTAVPCLGFLKP; from the exons ATGAAAGTATTGGTTATTGGCCTTGGAGG TGTAACAAATGGGGGGAAAACAACACTGGCAGGAAGGCTTAAGAAAATGCTTCCCAACTGTGATATAATCTCTCAAGATGACTTCTTTAAG ccaGAGTCTGAAGTAGAAACAGATGAACGTGGATTTAAGCTATATGATG TACTTGATGCCCTCTATATGGATGAAATGGTGAAAAGTATTCACAATTGGATAAAAAGCCCAACAAGCTCAGTTTTTGGGACAGAAAAGCCACAGAATACATGTGACAATCTGAAATGTACCGAAGATGTTTATATTTTGATTGTTGAAGGCTTTCTGCTATACAATTATGA GCCGCTTAATGAGCTGTGGAATAGAAGATATTTTCTGACCCTTCCTTATGAAGAGtgcaaaaggagaaggag CACCAGAGTCTATCAGCCAGCAGATACACCGGGATACTTCGATGGACATGTGTGGCCTATGtatctgaaatataaaaatgaattggAAGAGAATGCAAGTAACGTTG TGAGAATGGGAACCGCAGTGCCCTGCCTTGGCTTTCTCAAACCATGA